One window of Psychrobacillus sp. FSL H8-0483 genomic DNA carries:
- a CDS encoding YjiH family protein, giving the protein MNSIPESYDNRQVAKEEKQNIYSLQNFLKFFIFSTIGIFMFFIPIDINDKNSIPLDHLVTWIRSLSHTVNAYYAMILVVLGAAYPFYTKTWRKSKVEMVLSGFKVLGAIAAFLVLFEIGPAWLMAEDMGPYWYYSLLIPIGVLVPIGAIFLAMLVGYGLLEFIGIFMQPIMRPIWRTPGRSAIDAVASFVGSYSIGLLITNRIYKEGKYTKKEAVIIATGFSTVSATFMIVVAKTLDIMHIWNLYFWLTFLVTFVVTAITVRIWPINKMSDEYYTEEGFPEEIIKENRVKYAWEQAMTTAHNAPKLKDNILENVKDGLVMAMGILPSIMSIGLLGLILANYTPVFDFLGYIFYPLTWILQIPEPLLAAKAAAINLIDMFLPSLVVLEASLETRFIIGSLSISTILFFSALIPCILSTEIPIKMSHMLAIWFLRTVLTLIIITPLAFLLL; this is encoded by the coding sequence ATGAACAGTATTCCAGAATCATATGATAATCGTCAAGTTGCCAAAGAAGAAAAACAAAATATATACTCGCTTCAAAACTTCTTGAAATTTTTCATTTTTAGTACAATTGGAATCTTTATGTTTTTTATTCCAATCGATATAAATGATAAAAACTCCATTCCATTAGATCACTTAGTTACGTGGATTCGGTCGTTGTCTCATACTGTGAATGCCTACTATGCAATGATATTAGTAGTTTTAGGTGCAGCTTACCCATTTTACACTAAAACTTGGAGGAAAAGTAAAGTGGAAATGGTGTTATCTGGATTTAAAGTATTAGGAGCAATTGCTGCTTTTCTAGTCTTGTTTGAAATAGGTCCAGCTTGGTTAATGGCCGAAGACATGGGGCCATATTGGTATTATAGTTTACTCATTCCAATAGGAGTGCTCGTTCCAATCGGTGCAATCTTTTTAGCAATGTTAGTTGGATATGGGTTACTTGAATTTATCGGTATTTTCATGCAACCGATTATGCGTCCGATTTGGCGAACACCAGGAAGATCTGCTATTGATGCAGTTGCTTCTTTTGTCGGTAGTTATTCAATTGGTCTGTTAATAACGAACAGGATTTATAAAGAAGGTAAGTATACAAAGAAGGAAGCTGTCATTATAGCAACTGGCTTTTCTACGGTATCAGCTACATTTATGATTGTTGTGGCAAAAACTCTAGACATAATGCATATTTGGAATCTTTATTTTTGGCTAACTTTTTTAGTTACTTTCGTTGTAACCGCTATAACTGTTAGAATTTGGCCTATTAACAAAATGAGTGATGAATATTACACAGAAGAAGGATTTCCAGAAGAGATTATAAAGGAGAATAGAGTAAAGTATGCTTGGGAGCAAGCAATGACTACTGCTCACAATGCTCCGAAACTAAAGGATAACATTTTGGAAAATGTTAAAGATGGCTTAGTAATGGCAATGGGTATTTTACCGTCCATTATGTCTATTGGATTATTGGGACTAATTTTGGCCAATTATACGCCTGTGTTCGATTTCCTTGGCTATATTTTTTATCCCTTAACTTGGATTCTTCAAATTCCAGAACCACTTCTTGCCGCAAAGGCTGCAGCAATTAACTTGATTGATATGTTTTTACCTTCATTGGTCGTACTAGAGGCTAGTTTAGAAACCCGATTCATTATAGGTTCACTTTCCATATCAACCATTCTATTCTTTTCAG
- a CDS encoding amino acid ABC transporter ATP-binding protein translates to MIQVKNLKKTFGSNEVLKDINVSIKPKEVVVVIGPSGSGKSTFLRCLNLLESITDGQVLIEGIDITDKKTDINKVRTEVGMVFQQFNLFPHKTVIENIILAPMRVRKLSTEKAKERGLELLRKVGLKEKADAYPDSLSGGQKQRVAIARALAMEPKIMLFDEPTSALDPEMVGEVLEVMKQLANEGMTMVVVTHEMGFAREVGDRVLFMDGGFIVEENIPKDLFENPQQDRTKSFLSKVL, encoded by the coding sequence ATGATTCAAGTAAAGAATTTAAAAAAAACGTTTGGAAGTAATGAAGTCTTAAAGGATATTAATGTATCCATTAAACCAAAGGAAGTTGTGGTGGTAATTGGACCATCTGGATCAGGAAAATCTACCTTTTTAAGATGTCTGAATTTACTAGAGTCCATAACTGATGGTCAAGTTTTGATCGAAGGCATTGATATTACGGACAAGAAGACAGATATTAATAAAGTAAGAACCGAGGTAGGTATGGTATTTCAGCAATTTAATTTATTTCCACATAAAACCGTGATAGAAAATATAATCCTCGCTCCAATGAGAGTTAGAAAGTTATCTACAGAAAAGGCAAAAGAAAGAGGCCTTGAACTTCTTCGTAAAGTAGGGCTAAAAGAAAAGGCAGATGCATATCCAGATTCGTTATCTGGTGGGCAAAAACAGCGTGTCGCAATTGCAAGGGCACTCGCGATGGAACCGAAAATTATGCTTTTTGATGAGCCGACCTCAGCGTTGGATCCAGAAATGGTAGGAGAAGTACTCGAAGTTATGAAACAGCTAGCCAATGAGGGAATGACGATGGTGGTAGTGACACATGAAATGGGTTTTGCTCGTGAAGTCGGGGACCGCGTGCTGTTTATGGATGGTGGTTTCATTGTAGAAGAAAATATCCCTAAAGATTTATTTGAAAACCCACAGCAAGATCGAACTAAATCATTCTTAAGTAAGGTTTTATAG
- a CDS encoding amino acid ABC transporter permease, whose amino-acid sequence MDFRLDIIVEYIPFFLKGTLLTIGLSLIGILIGTVLGLLIGLGKMMRNKFISFICNCYIIFFRGTPLFVQILLIHFGVVPMLIGHTNGIVASIIALSLIAGAYISEIFRAGIQSIDKGQMEASRSLGMNHIQSMKDVILPQAFKRMIPPLGNEFIVLIKESSLAAIVATPELMYYGRALASQYYRVWEPYLTAALIYLVLTTSLSFLLNRLERRLATE is encoded by the coding sequence ATGGATTTTAGATTAGACATCATAGTAGAATATATCCCTTTCTTTCTAAAGGGGACCTTACTGACAATCGGGTTATCGCTTATAGGAATTTTAATAGGGACGGTACTAGGATTATTAATCGGTTTAGGAAAAATGATGCGCAATAAGTTTATTTCGTTTATTTGTAACTGCTATATTATATTTTTCCGTGGAACTCCACTATTTGTGCAAATTTTATTGATTCACTTTGGTGTCGTGCCTATGTTAATAGGGCATACAAACGGGATAGTAGCTAGTATTATTGCGCTATCGTTGATTGCGGGTGCATATATATCAGAGATTTTCAGAGCAGGAATCCAGTCAATTGATAAGGGGCAAATGGAAGCGTCACGTTCTCTTGGTATGAATCATATTCAATCAATGAAAGATGTTATTTTGCCTCAAGCCTTTAAAAGAATGATTCCACCTTTAGGGAATGAATTTATAGTACTTATTAAAGAGTCCTCACTTGCAGCGATAGTTGCAACTCCTGAGCTTATGTATTATGGACGGGCACTGGCAAGTCAATATTATCGTGTATGGGAACCTTACCTTACAGCTGCGCTTATTTATCTAGTGTTAACTACTTCTTTGAGTTTCTTATTAAATCGTCTTGAAAGAAGGTTGGCAACAGAATGA
- a CDS encoding basic amino acid ABC transporter substrate-binding protein: protein MKKKVFLTIVMIFSLILAACGDNQADAEKSNGSNGDKKKLKVATEANYAPFVYLNQGEMTGFDVDFMNAVASEAGYEIELVNVGWDPLFVEVKSKLSDLGICAITINDEREQTYDFSVPYYLSTNKILVPEGSDIKNAADLKNDKVVAVLGGTTGQEAVESILGKNHANIKKFDNNNLAIMEMLSGGADAVVADNAVVEEYAKNNPDQNLVVITDDDGFEKEFYGIMFPKGSELKADFDVAVTKVLENGTYAKIYEQWFGSEPDVATILAQQN from the coding sequence ATGAAAAAGAAGGTATTTCTAACAATTGTCATGATTTTCTCTCTCATACTAGCTGCATGTGGGGATAATCAAGCTGATGCTGAAAAGAGTAATGGTTCAAATGGGGATAAGAAAAAACTTAAAGTTGCAACAGAGGCAAACTATGCACCATTTGTCTATTTGAATCAAGGGGAAATGACTGGATTTGACGTAGATTTTATGAATGCTGTTGCAAGTGAAGCGGGTTATGAAATTGAACTTGTCAATGTTGGTTGGGATCCTTTATTTGTTGAAGTCAAAAGTAAGCTCTCCGATTTAGGTATTTGTGCGATAACTATAAATGACGAACGGGAACAAACGTATGATTTTTCTGTTCCATACTATTTATCTACAAATAAAATTCTAGTACCAGAAGGCAGCGACATAAAGAATGCTGCAGATTTAAAAAATGATAAAGTGGTAGCTGTGCTTGGTGGAACTACAGGTCAAGAAGCAGTGGAGAGCATTTTAGGGAAAAATCATGCGAATATAAAAAAATTCGATAATAATAATTTAGCAATTATGGAAATGCTAAGTGGCGGTGCAGATGCTGTTGTAGCTGATAATGCAGTTGTGGAGGAATATGCAAAAAATAATCCAGACCAAAACCTAGTTGTTATTACAGATGATGATGGCTTTGAAAAAGAATTTTACGGAATTATGTTTCCAAAAGGCAGTGAACTTAAAGCGGATTTTGATGTAGCCGTTACAAAGGTTCTTGAAAACGGAACATATGCAAAAATCTATGAGCAATGGTTCGGATCAGAACCTGATGTAGCAACAATTCTAGCACAACAGAATTAA
- the hutU gene encoding urocanate hydratase, protein MTTPEILYSVKAQRGPVLRCKGWRQESILRMLENNMENAEKPEELVIYGGIGKAARNWESYHAIVKSLKELEDDETLVVQSGMPVAIFKTHKYAPTVVMATTNIMKADWPTFYDLQDKNLTIYANYTAAPWEYIGTQGVIQGTFETLSAIARLHYNDSLVGKILLTAGAGGMGGNQTRAMTMHGGVAILCDSNIEIIQRRIDKGFIDEVANSLDEAITKAKEYAAAGKPLGIAVVGNAADIYEEVLEKGWLPDISTSMTPGHDPISYLPSGYTVQEAEELRDSNRELYLEKARETMVRELKALIKFMDLGVHSFEYGTSHRKECIDAGMDAKEAKRLPGFVAEYIRPLFCEGRGPFRWICLSGEAEDLRKIDDMILEKFGDDHLVTRWIKLAKEHIPIEALPARICYMGFGQRKAFALEVNDMIRRGELSGPVAFSRDNLDSGSIVNPTFESENMKDGSDLISDWPMLNGLLNAVGMCDLIAIQANYSMGEAVHTGVTMVADGTAESDMRLEVAMTVDSGIGVVRHAQAGYEIAQDVANGKGKLTKESIQIPLWWKPEATFGPKDLHKEEVKA, encoded by the coding sequence ATGACAACACCAGAAATCTTATACTCAGTAAAGGCACAAAGAGGTCCAGTATTACGTTGTAAAGGATGGAGACAAGAGTCGATTTTACGCATGCTAGAAAATAATATGGAAAATGCAGAAAAGCCAGAAGAGCTTGTTATCTACGGTGGAATCGGGAAAGCAGCCCGCAACTGGGAATCCTACCATGCAATAGTGAAATCATTAAAAGAGTTGGAAGATGACGAAACACTTGTCGTGCAATCTGGTATGCCAGTGGCTATCTTCAAAACACATAAATATGCTCCGACTGTAGTGATGGCAACGACAAACATTATGAAAGCAGACTGGCCAACATTTTATGATTTACAAGACAAAAACTTAACTATTTACGCCAACTATACAGCAGCACCATGGGAATATATCGGTACACAAGGGGTAATTCAAGGAACGTTTGAAACACTTTCTGCGATTGCCCGCCTGCATTACAATGACTCACTTGTTGGGAAAATCCTTTTAACTGCTGGTGCAGGGGGAATGGGTGGTAACCAAACACGTGCGATGACAATGCACGGAGGAGTAGCAATTCTTTGTGATTCGAATATTGAAATCATTCAACGTCGTATCGACAAAGGGTTTATCGATGAGGTGGCTAATTCTTTAGACGAAGCAATTACGAAGGCAAAAGAATATGCGGCTGCAGGTAAACCACTAGGTATCGCTGTTGTAGGAAATGCTGCAGATATTTATGAAGAAGTACTTGAAAAAGGATGGTTGCCGGATATCTCTACTTCCATGACACCAGGACATGACCCAATTTCTTACTTGCCATCGGGCTATACAGTTCAAGAAGCTGAAGAGCTTCGTGATTCAAATCGCGAATTGTATTTAGAAAAAGCACGTGAAACGATGGTTCGCGAATTAAAAGCGTTAATTAAATTCATGGATCTAGGTGTTCACTCGTTCGAATACGGTACAAGCCATCGGAAAGAATGTATTGATGCAGGCATGGATGCAAAAGAAGCGAAGCGTCTTCCAGGTTTCGTAGCCGAATATATCCGTCCACTTTTCTGTGAGGGGCGTGGGCCGTTCCGTTGGATTTGTCTATCAGGAGAAGCGGAAGATCTACGCAAAATTGATGACATGATTTTGGAAAAATTCGGTGATGATCACCTAGTGACACGTTGGATCAAGCTTGCAAAAGAGCATATTCCAATTGAAGCACTACCTGCTCGTATTTGTTATATGGGCTTCGGTCAGCGTAAGGCTTTTGCGCTGGAAGTGAATGATATGATTCGCCGTGGAGAGTTGTCTGGTCCAGTTGCATTCTCACGTGACAACTTAGACTCTGGTTCTATCGTGAACCCAACATTCGAATCCGAAAACATGAAGGACGGTAGTGATTTGATCTCTGACTGGCCGATGTTGAACGGACTTTTAAATGCTGTCGGCATGTGTGACCTAATTGCAATCCAAGCTAACTATTCTATGGGAGAAGCGGTTCATACAGGTGTAACAATGGTTGCGGATGGAACGGCTGAATCGGATATGAGACTCGAAGTGGCAATGACCGTTGACTCTGGAATTGGGGTTGTTCGTCATGCGCAAGCAGGTTACGAAATTGCCCAGGACGTTGCAAATGGAAAAGGAAAGTTAACGAAAGAGAGCATCCAAATACCATTATGGTGGAAACCTGAAGCTACATTTGGACCAAAGGACCTTCATAAAGAAGAAGTGAAGGCTTAA
- a CDS encoding sigma 54-interacting transcriptional regulator, which yields MTVASIGAIIRSFVDGVIALNEQREILWHDIKEDIPINISKGMTISSFMECDNKHFINNETFLLDLNGKQLSFDVKVLSTEDTIIFLCLKDLTNETTNLEERLYCLEKIIDSLDEGVMMSNSEGEITLYNEAQEKMEGLISQNIIGKHLWSVYNYNPQYSEHKHTIKTGKPIFSRYRAHSTINGIPKYVNYSTYPIQKDGKTIAVFSLSTNESKLKDRLHQTIEQKRQANVTHQEKVHSKNGTIFTFNDIKGKSLVLLDLIKEAQNVSIHNADTLIVGETGTGKELFAQSMHNHSPRANKPFVAINCAAIPENLLESTLFGTVKGAFTGATDQIGLFEYAQDGTLFLDEINSMPITLQTKLMRVLQERLVRKVGSNDVAPVKCTIISACNEDPEKLIAENKMRIDLFYRIAHTSLYIPPLRERIEDVHFFINYFLDTYQRKLAKSVPILSNSLQKSLLQYSWPGNIRELEHMIENLIIRVPENATAIEVNHLPSYMRGKILVVHSTTSFEESNEIKRPLKKIFKSSEKQLIETTLVQSNWNVSQAAQKLGITRQSLQYHIKKHDLEKPTI from the coding sequence TTGACTGTTGCGTCTATAGGAGCGATTATAAGAAGTTTTGTAGATGGAGTGATTGCTTTAAACGAGCAACGTGAAATTCTTTGGCATGATATTAAAGAGGATATCCCTATTAATATTTCAAAAGGGATGACTATTAGTAGTTTTATGGAATGTGATAACAAACATTTTATAAACAATGAAACATTTCTTCTTGATTTAAACGGAAAACAATTATCGTTTGACGTCAAAGTTTTATCTACGGAGGATACTATTATTTTCTTATGTCTAAAAGATTTAACTAATGAAACGACTAATCTGGAAGAGCGATTGTATTGCTTGGAAAAAATTATTGATTCTCTCGATGAAGGTGTCATGATGAGCAACTCTGAAGGAGAAATTACTTTATATAATGAAGCACAAGAAAAAATGGAGGGATTAATCAGTCAAAATATTATAGGCAAGCATTTATGGTCTGTTTACAATTACAATCCACAATATTCCGAGCATAAGCATACAATTAAAACAGGAAAACCAATTTTCTCAAGGTATCGTGCACATTCTACCATCAACGGAATACCGAAATATGTAAACTATAGTACATATCCAATTCAAAAAGATGGAAAAACCATTGCTGTGTTTTCACTGAGTACAAATGAATCAAAGCTTAAAGACCGACTTCATCAAACAATCGAACAAAAAAGACAAGCAAATGTTACACACCAAGAGAAGGTCCATTCAAAGAACGGTACAATTTTTACGTTTAATGATATAAAAGGGAAAAGCCTTGTACTTTTAGATCTCATAAAGGAAGCCCAAAATGTATCTATCCATAATGCGGATACATTGATTGTCGGAGAGACGGGAACTGGCAAAGAATTGTTTGCGCAAAGTATGCATAATCATAGTCCTAGAGCTAATAAGCCATTCGTGGCAATAAACTGTGCTGCCATTCCGGAGAATTTACTGGAAAGTACTCTATTCGGAACAGTAAAAGGTGCATTTACTGGTGCAACGGATCAAATAGGACTGTTTGAATACGCTCAAGATGGAACCCTTTTTTTAGATGAAATTAATTCCATGCCCATTACTTTGCAAACCAAATTAATGCGTGTATTACAAGAAAGGTTAGTTCGAAAAGTAGGTTCTAATGATGTGGCACCTGTGAAATGTACTATTATTAGTGCATGCAACGAAGATCCGGAGAAACTGATTGCGGAAAATAAAATGCGTATTGACTTGTTTTATCGAATTGCACATACAAGCCTTTACATTCCTCCACTTAGGGAACGCATAGAAGATGTACATTTTTTTATAAATTATTTTTTAGATACATATCAAAGAAAACTAGCAAAATCAGTTCCAATACTTTCTAATTCATTACAAAAAAGTTTACTTCAATATTCTTGGCCAGGAAATATAAGAGAGTTAGAGCATATGATTGAAAACCTAATTATTCGCGTGCCTGAAAATGCTACAGCCATTGAAGTTAATCATCTTCCATCCTATATGCGAGGAAAGATATTAGTGGTGCATTCTACTACTTCATTTGAAGAAAGTAACGAAATAAAAAGACCTCTTAAAAAAATCTTTAAAAGTTCGGAAAAGCAACTAATTGAAACAACGCTGGTACAGTCGAATTGGAATGTATCACAGGCTGCCCAAAAACTTGGTATCACTCGGCAAAGCTTGCAATATCATATAAAAAAGCATGATCTTGAAAAACCTACTATTTAA
- a CDS encoding NUDIX hydrolase: MGIEKERNFHRAFGVYGICVQNEKLLVINKNGGPYINRFDLPGGSLEERESLTIAMKREFLEETGLEIEIIQNIGTTDFMISSNWRGLMDVHHIAVFYLVQQIGGSLIEPEQFQGQDSLGAIWISEEEVSIENASPLVLKAFEWLRTNNLGLDADFYNDWKVKTK, encoded by the coding sequence ATGGGTATTGAAAAGGAAAGAAATTTTCATCGTGCATTTGGTGTCTATGGAATTTGCGTCCAAAATGAGAAGCTGCTAGTTATCAATAAAAATGGAGGTCCTTATATAAATCGTTTTGATCTCCCAGGGGGCAGTTTAGAAGAAAGAGAAAGTTTAACAATTGCAATGAAAAGAGAGTTTCTAGAAGAGACAGGTCTTGAAATTGAAATTATACAAAACATAGGCACCACGGATTTCATGATTTCGTCTAACTGGAGAGGATTGATGGATGTTCATCATATCGCAGTATTTTATTTAGTTCAGCAAATAGGGGGCAGTTTAATAGAGCCCGAACAATTTCAAGGCCAAGACTCACTAGGAGCTATATGGATTTCTGAAGAAGAGGTATCCATTGAAAATGCTTCACCTTTAGTGTTGAAAGCATTTGAATGGTTAAGAACAAATAATTTAGGGTTAGATGCTGATTTTTATAATGATTGGAAAGTGAAAACGAAATAA
- a CDS encoding DUF402 domain-containing protein translates to MLKRRYGDRSDWKRIIKREYAQSFVEKEEFTGYITLLSLIQVTEPLWVKYDEKSVCIVDDGYMWLQHFPDGQNYSVTTMFDSNGEVVQWYIDICNEIGIENNVPWWDDLFLDIIVLPTGEVIQQDEDELEEALINDWIDQRMYNLAWSQANKITTSNTEGNFDLLNYSKIHKEMLTKLLK, encoded by the coding sequence ATGTTAAAAAGAAGGTATGGAGATCGTTCGGATTGGAAGCGGATTATTAAAAGAGAGTATGCACAATCGTTTGTTGAGAAAGAGGAGTTCACAGGATATATAACACTACTAAGCTTAATTCAGGTTACGGAGCCCTTATGGGTAAAATATGATGAAAAAAGTGTCTGTATTGTAGATGATGGATACATGTGGCTGCAGCACTTTCCAGATGGACAAAATTACTCCGTAACTACCATGTTTGATTCGAATGGAGAAGTAGTGCAGTGGTATATAGATATTTGCAATGAAATAGGAATAGAAAATAATGTTCCTTGGTGGGATGATTTGTTTCTGGATATTATCGTATTGCCTACAGGAGAGGTCATTCAGCAAGATGAAGATGAACTGGAAGAAGCCCTTATAAATGATTGGATCGATCAAAGGATGTATAACTTGGCTTGGTCTCAAGCAAATAAAATTACTACTAGTAATACAGAAGGAAATTTTGATTTACTTAACTATTCAAAGATTCATAAGGAGATGTTAACGAAACTTCTTAAATAG
- a CDS encoding NUDIX hydrolase: protein MRRVNVVYALILNEDKKKVLMVHNIGASWTLPGGAVEDGETLEQALIREVKEETGLVVQVGEVVSLNEKFFEQKGEHALFITFIANVIEGEIFIQYEDEISEIKWVDRKTANELMPYYPGGVEGLLKSAVPYIFQI, encoded by the coding sequence ATGAGAAGAGTAAACGTCGTGTATGCTTTGATTTTAAATGAGGATAAGAAGAAAGTGTTGATGGTCCATAATATTGGAGCAAGTTGGACACTTCCTGGGGGTGCAGTAGAAGATGGGGAGACCTTGGAACAAGCGCTTATTCGTGAGGTCAAAGAGGAGACCGGTTTAGTAGTACAAGTGGGGGAAGTTGTATCATTAAATGAAAAGTTTTTTGAACAAAAGGGAGAACATGCTTTATTTATAACTTTTATCGCGAATGTAATAGAAGGAGAAATCTTCATTCAGTATGAGGACGAAATTTCAGAAATAAAATGGGTCGATAGGAAAACCGCTAATGAACTAATGCCTTATTATCCTGGTGGAGTAGAAGGTTTACTAAAATCAGCCGTTCCATACATTTTTCAAATCTAG
- a CDS encoding MFS transporter: MNVQVLLKGYNFLFFGLLALFIPFLPVYLGEKGLSASEIGLIIGTGGFVTLIAQPLWGFISDKTKTIRKVMLLLVSLTAIFGYFLFNVDSFMLLIIFALLVYFFLMPIDPLTESLNFTVSEMARVSYGSIRTYGALGYAVLALISGFAMDYFGVSSVSILFIIVGIISFGVIWFMPEVQASSKPVTMEGFKQVLNNKEMLLFLALVFISAIPARMNDTFLGIHIKALGGDTSLVGITFFIAATSEIVIFALSFWWLRKGKEMEIITIATFFYFLRFLASGFVTSPIVLTLLQVLQMLTFPIFYTAAIQYLYQIMPKEWRATGQTILALLFFGLSSIIASYAGGYIYNEFGGHSFYFIISAMSFIGVLFGILLTIRKLKLNK, from the coding sequence TTGAATGTACAAGTATTATTAAAAGGTTATAATTTTTTGTTTTTCGGTTTACTTGCGCTCTTTATTCCATTTTTACCTGTATATTTGGGTGAAAAGGGTTTATCAGCGAGCGAAATAGGTCTGATTATTGGAACGGGGGGCTTTGTGACATTAATTGCACAACCGCTATGGGGTTTCATTAGTGATAAAACAAAAACAATTCGTAAGGTAATGCTATTACTCGTTAGTTTAACAGCAATTTTCGGTTACTTTTTATTTAACGTAGATAGCTTCATGTTACTTATTATTTTTGCACTGCTTGTTTATTTTTTCTTGATGCCAATTGATCCACTTACTGAAAGCCTCAATTTCACTGTTTCTGAAATGGCACGTGTTAGCTATGGCTCTATTCGTACATATGGTGCTCTGGGTTATGCGGTGTTGGCATTAATTTCCGGCTTTGCAATGGATTATTTTGGTGTGAGCAGTGTATCTATTTTGTTTATTATAGTAGGAATTATTTCATTTGGAGTTATTTGGTTTATGCCAGAAGTACAAGCCTCATCAAAACCAGTGACAATGGAAGGCTTTAAACAAGTATTAAACAATAAAGAAATGCTTCTATTTTTAGCGTTAGTGTTTATTAGCGCTATACCGGCTCGTATGAACGATACATTTTTAGGCATTCATATAAAAGCACTTGGCGGGGACACATCATTAGTTGGAATCACCTTCTTCATAGCTGCAACAAGTGAAATTGTTATTTTTGCGTTAAGTTTTTGGTGGTTACGAAAAGGAAAAGAAATGGAAATCATCACGATTGCTACATTTTTTTACTTTTTACGTTTTTTGGCCTCAGGTTTCGTAACGAGTCCGATCGTTCTTACATTGCTACAAGTGTTACAAATGCTAACGTTCCCAATCTTTTACACCGCAGCAATTCAATACTTATATCAAATTATGCCAAAGGAATGGCGTGCTACCGGACAAACCATTCTTGCACTCTTATTTTTTGGATTATCGAGTATCATCGCATCTTATGCAGGTGGATATATTTATAATGAATTTGGTGGGCATTCGTTTTATTTCATCATTTCGGCTATGTCCTTCATCGGCGTGTTATTTGGTATACTATTGACGATTCGTAAACTTAAATTAAATAAATAA